The Salvelinus fontinalis isolate EN_2023a chromosome 31, ASM2944872v1, whole genome shotgun sequence genome has a window encoding:
- the ebp gene encoding 3-beta-hydroxysteroid-Delta(8),Delta(7)-isomerase isoform X2 yields MAKSPVRAAGVPHPYWPRDLSIPGYVANDRSMHEILSFLFSVSGLFLLSTWVLTGRKWARDGRGQEFGVGRRLAICWFAVCAFIHGVIEGWFSLYYDVIPSDQSFLSQLWKEYSKGDSRYVIADNFTVCMETVTAWFWGPLSLWTLFAFLANKPCRFVLQLIVSLGQLYGAVLYFYTEHRDGYSHSQMGHPLYFWFYFVFMNVLWIIIPLVLILDAWRHLQQAQTHTDLAQKEKTN; encoded by the exons ATGGCGAAAAGCCCCGTCCGAGCTGCTGGCGTCCCCCACCCCTATTGGCCGCGGGACCTGTCCATCCCAGGCTACGTGGCGAACGATAGATCAATGCATGAGATCCtgtccttcctcttctctgtgTCGGGTCTCTTCCTGCTGTCCACCTGGGTCCTGACGGGCCGGAAGTGGGCCAGGGATGGCCGTGGTCAGGAGTTCGGGGTGGGCAGGCGGCTGGCTATCTGCTGGTTTGCTGTCTGTGCGTTCATCCACGGGGTCATTGAGGGATGGTTCTCTCTGTACTATGACGTCATCCCCTCAGACCAGAGCTTCCTGTCTCAGCTGT GGAAGGAGTATTCCAAAGGAGACAGCCGATATGTCAT AGCTGATAACTTCACGGTGTGTATGGAGACAGTAACAGCCTGGTTCTGGGGTCCATTGAGTTTGTGGACGTTGTTTGCCTTCCTGGCCAACAAACCATGCCGCTTTGTCCTGCAACTCATTGTCTCTCTTG GTCAGCTGTATGGAGCGGTGCTGTATTTCTACACTGAGCACCGTGATGGTTACAGCCACAGTCAGATGGGTCATCCTCTGTACTTTTGGTTCTATTTTGTCTTCATGAACGTCCTCTGGATCATCATTCCTCTGGTCCTCATACTGGATGCATGGAGACACCTGCAGCAGGCCCAGACACACACTGACCTCGCCCAGAAGGAGAAGACCAACTGA
- the ebp gene encoding 3-beta-hydroxysteroid-Delta(8),Delta(7)-isomerase isoform X1, translated as MFTPDWSRNKMAKSPVRAAGVPHPYWPRDLSIPGYVANDRSMHEILSFLFSVSGLFLLSTWVLTGRKWARDGRGQEFGVGRRLAICWFAVCAFIHGVIEGWFSLYYDVIPSDQSFLSQLWKEYSKGDSRYVIADNFTVCMETVTAWFWGPLSLWTLFAFLANKPCRFVLQLIVSLGQLYGAVLYFYTEHRDGYSHSQMGHPLYFWFYFVFMNVLWIIIPLVLILDAWRHLQQAQTHTDLAQKEKTN; from the exons ATGTTTACACCTGATTGGAGTAGGAATAAG ATGGCGAAAAGCCCCGTCCGAGCTGCTGGCGTCCCCCACCCCTATTGGCCGCGGGACCTGTCCATCCCAGGCTACGTGGCGAACGATAGATCAATGCATGAGATCCtgtccttcctcttctctgtgTCGGGTCTCTTCCTGCTGTCCACCTGGGTCCTGACGGGCCGGAAGTGGGCCAGGGATGGCCGTGGTCAGGAGTTCGGGGTGGGCAGGCGGCTGGCTATCTGCTGGTTTGCTGTCTGTGCGTTCATCCACGGGGTCATTGAGGGATGGTTCTCTCTGTACTATGACGTCATCCCCTCAGACCAGAGCTTCCTGTCTCAGCTGT GGAAGGAGTATTCCAAAGGAGACAGCCGATATGTCAT AGCTGATAACTTCACGGTGTGTATGGAGACAGTAACAGCCTGGTTCTGGGGTCCATTGAGTTTGTGGACGTTGTTTGCCTTCCTGGCCAACAAACCATGCCGCTTTGTCCTGCAACTCATTGTCTCTCTTG GTCAGCTGTATGGAGCGGTGCTGTATTTCTACACTGAGCACCGTGATGGTTACAGCCACAGTCAGATGGGTCATCCTCTGTACTTTTGGTTCTATTTTGTCTTCATGAACGTCCTCTGGATCATCATTCCTCTGGTCCTCATACTGGATGCATGGAGACACCTGCAGCAGGCCCAGACACACACTGACCTCGCCCAGAAGGAGAAGACCAACTGA